The DNA sequence CCTGTTACGCCATATGGCACAAGACGTCCAGCAGGCGCTATTCAACGATATTGAGCAAGCCATCAATGAGGCCAGCCCCGGCCCGCTAGTAGACGATCGAGATACTCTTTTATTGCAGCAATATATAAAGAAGCTGTTACGGCATCCTCGTAGTTAGTTGTGTGACAATGTCTGGATGCTGTCATTTTACTGTCACGTCACTTTTATACAGTCTTCCTCGTTTTGTTTTTTAAAGTATTTTTTACACGGAGACGATAAAAGTGAAATTAAGCGCCCTGGTTATTGCCCTGTTACCTCTGCTGGGCTCCCCGATTATTCACGCAGAAACCACAATCGCGCCAGTTCTGGAAAATCGCGCTGCTCAGGGCGATATCACCACGCCGGGCGGCGCTCGTCGTTTAAGCGGCGACCAGACCGAGGCGCTGCGTGCTTCGTTAAGCAACAAGCCGGCTAAAAATATTATTTTGCTGATTGGCGACGGAATGGGTGATTCTGAAATTACCGCCGCGCGAAATTATGCCGAAGGGGCGGGTGGCTTCTTTAAAGGCATTGATGCGCTGCCGTTGACTGGCCAGTACACCCATTATTCACTGGATAAGAAAACCGGCAAACCGAATTATGTGACCGACTCAGCCGCTTCAGCCACGGCCTGGACCACTGGCGTGAAAAGCTATAACGGCGCGCTGGGCGTAGATATCCATGAAAAAGATCATCAGACTATCCTCGAGCTGGCGAAAGCGGCAGGTTTAGCAACCGGTAACGTTTCAACGGCGGAACTGCAGGATGCGACTCCCGCTGCGCTGGTGGCGCATGTTACGTCGCGTAAATGCTACGGCCCGAGCGTGACCAGCGAAAAATGCGCCAGCAACGCGCTGGAACAAGGAGGTAAGGGCTCCATTACTGAACAGCTGTTGAATGCTCGCGCCGACGTGACGCTGGGCGGCGGGGCGAAAACGTTCGCTGAAAGCGCGACCGCCGGCGAATGGCAGGGTAAAACGCTGCGCGAACAGGCGGTTGCCCGTGGCTATCAGATTGTTTCCGACGCCAGCGCTCTTGCCGCTATCAGCCAGGCCAATCAGGACAAACCGCTGCTTGGTCTTTTCTCGGAAGGCAATATGCCGGTTCGTTGGGAAGGGCCAAAGGCGTCTTATCACGGCAATATCGATAAAGCGGCCGTCACCTGTACGCCGAACCCTGAGCGCGATGCATCGGTACCGACGCTGGCGCAAATGACTGAAAAAGCCATCGACCTGCTGAGCAGTCATGAGAAGGGCTTCTTCCTGCAGGTGGAAGGCGCTTCTATTGATAAACAGGATCATGCGGCGAATCCGTGCGGCCAGATTGGCGAAACCGTCGATCTGGATGAGGCAGTACAGAAGGCGCTGGAGTTTGCTAAAAAAGATGGCAATACCCTGGTTATCGTCACT is a window from the Klebsiella oxytoca genome containing:
- the iraP gene encoding anti-adapter protein IraP is translated as MKNLIAELLVKLAQKEEESKELTAQVEALEVVVTALLRHMAQDVQQALFNDIEQAINEASPGPLVDDRDTLLLQQYIKKLLRHPRS
- the phoA gene encoding alkaline phosphatase, coding for MFYTETIKVKLSALVIALLPLLGSPIIHAETTIAPVLENRAAQGDITTPGGARRLSGDQTEALRASLSNKPAKNIILLIGDGMGDSEITAARNYAEGAGGFFKGIDALPLTGQYTHYSLDKKTGKPNYVTDSAASATAWTTGVKSYNGALGVDIHEKDHQTILELAKAAGLATGNVSTAELQDATPAALVAHVTSRKCYGPSVTSEKCASNALEQGGKGSITEQLLNARADVTLGGGAKTFAESATAGEWQGKTLREQAVARGYQIVSDASALAAISQANQDKPLLGLFSEGNMPVRWEGPKASYHGNIDKAAVTCTPNPERDASVPTLAQMTEKAIDLLSSHEKGFFLQVEGASIDKQDHAANPCGQIGETVDLDEAVQKALEFAKKDGNTLVIVTADHAHASQIIPADTKAPGLTQALNTKDGSVMAISYGNSEEASMEHTGTQLRIAAYGPHAANVVGLTDQTDLFYTMKAALNLK